One window of Methylosinus sp. PW1 genomic DNA carries:
- a CDS encoding IS256 family transposase, with amino-acid sequence MAIKKDTLDQLLSGRDPKEVFSKDGLFDELKKALAERVLNAEMDDHLESEAAAGKANHRNGYSKKTVLTETSKIDIRVPRDREGSFDPKLIARYQRRFPGFDEKIVSMYARGMTVREIQGHLLELYGLEVSPDLISTVTDAVLETVAEWQNRPLEAMYPLVFFDALRVKIRDEGLVRNKAVYVALGVTPDGTKDILGLWIETSEGAKFWLRVMNELKNRGVGDILIAVVDGLKGFPEAINAVFPQTTVQTCIVHLIRNSMEFASYKDRKAIAGALKTIYRAPTAEAAREALEAFDGGHWGKKYPSIAQGWRRNWEQVIPFFAFPIAVRRIIYTTNAIESLNAKLRRAVRTRGHFPTDDAAMKLLYLVLRQVAGEWKMAPREWCEAKNQFAIMFDDRFVAA; translated from the coding sequence ATGGCGATCAAGAAGGACACACTGGACCAATTGCTGTCGGGACGCGATCCGAAGGAGGTTTTTTCCAAGGACGGCCTGTTCGACGAGCTGAAGAAGGCGCTGGCGGAACGGGTTCTGAACGCCGAAATGGACGACCATCTCGAGAGCGAAGCGGCGGCGGGTAAGGCGAACCATCGCAACGGCTATTCGAAGAAGACCGTGCTGACCGAGACGTCGAAGATCGACATCAGAGTTCCGCGGGACCGGGAGGGGAGCTTCGATCCCAAGCTGATCGCGCGCTATCAGCGCCGCTTTCCCGGCTTCGACGAGAAAATCGTGTCGATGTATGCGCGCGGCATGACGGTGCGCGAGATCCAGGGCCATTTGCTCGAGCTCTACGGCCTGGAGGTCTCGCCCGATCTGATCTCGACGGTCACCGACGCCGTGCTGGAGACCGTCGCCGAATGGCAGAACCGGCCGCTCGAGGCGATGTATCCCTTGGTTTTCTTCGACGCCCTGCGCGTAAAAATCCGCGATGAGGGCCTGGTTCGCAACAAGGCCGTCTATGTCGCGCTCGGCGTCACGCCGGACGGAACCAAGGATATTCTGGGCCTTTGGATCGAGACCTCGGAGGGCGCCAAATTCTGGCTTCGGGTGATGAACGAGCTGAAGAACCGCGGCGTCGGCGACATACTGATCGCCGTTGTCGACGGCCTGAAGGGCTTTCCGGAGGCGATCAATGCGGTGTTTCCGCAGACGACCGTGCAGACCTGCATCGTGCATCTCATTCGAAACTCGATGGAATTCGCTTCATACAAGGACCGCAAGGCGATCGCCGGCGCGCTGAAGACGATCTATCGCGCCCCGACCGCCGAGGCGGCTCGCGAAGCTCTGGAGGCCTTCGACGGCGGCCATTGGGGCAAGAAATATCCGTCGATCGCGCAGGGCTGGCGGCGCAATTGGGAGCAGGTCATCCCGTTTTTCGCCTTTCCGATCGCGGTGCGACGGATCATATACACGACGAACGCCATAGAATCCTTGAACGCGAAGCTGCGGCGCGCCGTGCGAACGAGAGGGCATTTTCCGACCGATGACGCGGCGATGAAGCTCCTCTATCTCGTCTTGCGCCAAGTCGCGGGAGAGTGGAAAATGGCGCCTCGCGAATGGTGCGAGGCGAAAAATCAATTCGCCATCATGTTCGATGATCGCTTCGTCGCGGCGTGA